Proteins encoded by one window of Homoserinimonas aerilata:
- a CDS encoding ATP-binding cassette domain-containing protein: MSISTESLHAAAPQQHDRLLEVNNLELRFGNVVALDGVTMHANRNEITAIIGDNGAGKSSLTKCILGVYKGNGGDIRFNGEKVEMASPHAAKNLGIEAVFQDLALFDDLTLWQNMFIGRELTRGIAPFSILRRKEMVERSDELVRKLTVNVPDARRTVRSMSGGQRQAVAIARAVAWGSELVIMDEPTAALGVRERTEVEDTIIGLRDEGRSFLLISHSFDQVMRVADAVWVMRQGRAVAHRRISETSGEELVALVTGAKAE; this comes from the coding sequence ATGAGTATCTCAACAGAATCGCTGCACGCCGCAGCGCCCCAGCAGCACGACCGACTCCTCGAAGTTAACAACCTGGAGCTTCGCTTCGGCAACGTCGTCGCCCTCGACGGCGTGACGATGCACGCGAACCGCAACGAGATCACCGCGATCATCGGCGACAACGGCGCCGGCAAGTCCAGCCTGACCAAATGCATCCTGGGCGTGTACAAGGGCAACGGGGGCGACATCCGTTTCAACGGGGAAAAGGTCGAGATGGCGAGCCCCCACGCCGCCAAGAACCTCGGCATCGAGGCCGTGTTCCAGGATCTCGCGCTCTTCGACGACCTCACCCTGTGGCAGAACATGTTCATCGGCCGGGAGCTCACCCGCGGCATTGCGCCATTCAGCATTCTGCGCCGCAAGGAGATGGTCGAGCGCTCAGACGAGCTGGTTCGCAAACTCACCGTCAACGTGCCGGATGCGCGCAGGACCGTACGAAGCATGTCCGGTGGGCAGCGTCAGGCCGTCGCGATTGCCCGCGCCGTCGCATGGGGCTCCGAGCTCGTCATCATGGACGAGCCGACCGCAGCGCTCGGTGTGCGCGAGCGTACAGAAGTAGAAGACACCATTATCGGGCTCCGTGATGAGGGGCGTTCATTCCTGCTGATCAGTCACAGCTTTGACCAGGTCATGCGTGTCGCAGACGCCGTCTGGGTCATGAGGCAGGGTCGCGCCGTCGCACACCGCCGGATCTCAGAAACGTCTGGCGAAGAACTCGTCGCACTCGTCACCGGAGCCAAAGCCGAATAG
- a CDS encoding substrate-binding domain-containing protein, whose product MSSLALVGCSGDQGGGTDTGAEGSGNIAVVLKTASNQFWATMQDGAEAAGSDAGVKVTVQSGTAEDSVDEQTTLLQTLAGSDYSCFAVAPITGTNLNQPLASVSQAGIPIVNLDSAIDADAAKASGIEIASFIASNNSDAGKQAGEFMAEKLGDGAKVAVIGGIPGDANSAARTGGFTDAATAAGLTIVQEVNADWDREKALDAATTILRANPDLGGFYAANDGMALGIVQAGQNEGRTDLIIIGTDGNKDAIESIEAGGLSATVSQYPYAVGTLGVDACRALISGATVPAQVDAPIALVSADNATEALASYPKPFQEYDNPFLDLIKK is encoded by the coding sequence GTGTCCTCACTGGCCCTCGTCGGATGCTCCGGCGACCAGGGAGGCGGCACCGACACGGGTGCTGAAGGAAGCGGCAACATCGCCGTGGTCCTGAAGACCGCCAGCAACCAGTTCTGGGCAACCATGCAGGACGGCGCAGAGGCCGCAGGAAGTGACGCCGGCGTGAAGGTCACCGTGCAGTCAGGAACCGCTGAGGACAGCGTCGACGAGCAGACAACACTGCTTCAGACGCTCGCCGGCAGCGACTACTCCTGCTTCGCGGTCGCCCCGATCACAGGAACCAACCTCAACCAGCCGCTCGCCAGTGTCAGCCAGGCTGGCATCCCGATCGTTAACCTTGACTCGGCAATCGACGCAGACGCCGCAAAGGCTTCTGGCATCGAGATCGCCTCGTTCATCGCATCGAACAACTCCGACGCAGGCAAGCAGGCTGGTGAGTTCATGGCTGAGAAGCTCGGCGACGGCGCAAAGGTTGCCGTCATCGGCGGCATCCCCGGCGATGCCAACAGTGCTGCCCGCACCGGCGGATTCACCGACGCTGCCACGGCTGCCGGCCTCACCATTGTTCAGGAGGTGAACGCTGACTGGGACCGCGAGAAGGCACTCGACGCAGCAACGACCATCCTGCGTGCCAACCCCGACCTCGGTGGCTTCTACGCCGCTAACGACGGAATGGCGCTCGGAATCGTTCAGGCGGGCCAGAACGAGGGACGCACCGACCTCATCATCATCGGCACCGACGGCAACAAGGACGCGATCGAGTCGATCGAGGCCGGCGGACTCAGCGCAACCGTGTCACAGTACCCCTACGCAGTCGGAACACTCGGTGTCGACGCGTGCCGCGCACTGATCAGCGGAGCAACCGTTCCCGCCCAGGTCGACGCTCCCATCGCGCTTGTCTCTGCAGACAACGCAACCGAGGCTCTGGCGTCATACCCGAAGCCCTTCCAGGAGTATGACAACCCCTTCCTGGACCTCATCAAGAAGTAG
- a CDS encoding ABC transporter permease, with translation MGTVAKWAPVLALIALVIVGAITSPIFLSSGNIRSILLASAIMMILAIGQTFVISTAGIDLSVASIAQLSGVALGVVVSWGFAPELGMLGAIVVGALAGALNGFIVSRWKITDFVATLGTFSAFTGLTLLISDARPQLVTSKTLITISTGGLGFLSNMLIIALVVAAIAYVIMFHTRFGTHVLAVGGNRKASDALGISFTKVKIGVYTISGILAGVAGILLVARLGAAEPTAGSAYQLTSIAAAVLGGVSLFGGKTSIIGPLIGAIVLTGIVNLLTITGVPVYYQPIAVGAVVVLAAYLRKYEN, from the coding sequence ATGGGAACGGTTGCCAAGTGGGCCCCCGTACTTGCCCTGATCGCGCTGGTTATCGTCGGCGCAATCACATCGCCAATATTCCTCAGCTCGGGCAACATCCGCTCCATCCTTCTCGCATCAGCGATCATGATGATCCTGGCAATCGGCCAGACGTTCGTCATCTCGACCGCAGGAATCGACCTGTCCGTCGCCTCCATCGCCCAGCTCAGTGGCGTTGCACTCGGCGTCGTCGTCTCGTGGGGCTTCGCACCAGAGCTCGGGATGCTCGGCGCCATCGTCGTCGGCGCACTCGCCGGAGCGCTCAACGGCTTCATTGTTTCCCGTTGGAAGATCACCGACTTCGTCGCGACCCTCGGAACGTTCAGTGCCTTCACGGGCCTCACGCTCCTCATCTCAGACGCCCGCCCCCAGCTCGTGACATCAAAGACACTCATCACGATCTCGACCGGCGGTCTCGGCTTCTTGAGCAACATGCTCATCATCGCCCTCGTCGTCGCCGCCATCGCCTACGTGATCATGTTCCACACCCGCTTCGGAACGCACGTTCTCGCCGTCGGTGGAAACCGCAAAGCATCTGATGCCCTCGGCATCAGCTTCACGAAGGTCAAAATCGGCGTCTACACGATCTCCGGCATCCTCGCGGGTGTCGCCGGCATCCTGCTCGTCGCCCGCCTTGGTGCGGCAGAGCCGACCGCAGGTTCGGCCTATCAGCTCACCTCGATTGCGGCGGCTGTGCTCGGTGGCGTCAGCCTCTTCGGCGGCAAGACCAGCATCATTGGGCCGCTCATCGGAGCGATCGTGCTCACCGGAATCGTCAACCTGCTCACGATCACCGGCGTGCCCGTCTACTACCAGCCGATCGCCGTCGGTGCCGTCGTTGTGCTCGCCGCCTACCTCAGAAAGTACGAGAACTGA
- a CDS encoding Gfo/Idh/MocA family protein, translated as MTYTTAQPQLRAAIIGSGFMGSTHASAIRAAGGQVKAVLASREGAQENAKRATGAEFVSTSLTEILGRHDIDVVHVCTPNASHEEFAIRALAAGKAIVCEKPLSTSSESTGHILTAAEAAGQIGTVPFVYRFHPMIRELRARIVRGDLGLPSVVHGGYLQDWLTSSDDSNWRVGAEQGGTSRAFADIGSHWFDLFEFVTGDHVTRLSAQISTVISERGGSPVSTEDAASVQFRTAGGMLGTMVVSQVSAGRKNRLHLEISGTETSFAFDQENPEKLWLGKLTGSIDLPRDPGNLTADAARLSFLPAGHPQGYQDAFTAFVRDSYSFIADPTASGDIAEATPTLAAGHRAAVLCDAVLASARRDGEWVDPTDSPQNSEPAA; from the coding sequence ATGACGTACACCACAGCCCAGCCGCAGCTCCGCGCTGCAATCATCGGCTCCGGATTCATGGGGAGCACACACGCCTCCGCGATCCGCGCAGCCGGCGGGCAGGTGAAGGCGGTACTGGCCTCACGCGAGGGCGCACAGGAGAACGCAAAGCGGGCCACGGGAGCCGAGTTCGTGAGCACCTCACTCACCGAGATCCTCGGGCGTCACGACATTGATGTCGTCCACGTCTGCACCCCCAACGCGAGCCACGAAGAGTTCGCAATCCGCGCTCTCGCAGCAGGCAAGGCCATCGTCTGCGAGAAGCCGCTCTCGACGAGCTCGGAATCGACAGGCCACATCCTCACCGCCGCAGAAGCAGCAGGCCAGATCGGCACGGTTCCCTTCGTCTACCGCTTCCACCCGATGATTCGGGAGCTTCGCGCTCGCATCGTCCGCGGTGACCTCGGCCTGCCGAGCGTCGTACACGGCGGCTACCTGCAAGACTGGCTCACCTCATCCGACGACAGCAACTGGCGCGTAGGCGCGGAGCAGGGCGGCACCTCGCGCGCATTCGCCGACATCGGCTCCCACTGGTTTGATCTCTTCGAATTCGTCACGGGCGACCACGTCACCCGCCTATCCGCACAGATCTCAACCGTCATCTCCGAGCGCGGTGGAAGCCCCGTAAGCACAGAAGACGCGGCAAGCGTGCAGTTCCGCACCGCCGGCGGGATGCTCGGAACGATGGTCGTCTCGCAGGTCTCGGCCGGCAGAAAGAACCGCCTCCACCTCGAAATCTCAGGCACGGAGACAAGCTTCGCCTTCGACCAAGAGAACCCCGAAAAGCTGTGGCTCGGCAAACTCACCGGCTCAATCGACCTGCCCCGCGACCCCGGCAACCTCACCGCCGATGCTGCGCGGCTCAGCTTCCTCCCCGCTGGACACCCGCAGGGCTACCAGGATGCATTCACCGCATTCGTGCGCGATAGCTACAGCTTCATTGCAGATCCCACCGCATCCGGCGACATCGCCGAAGCAACACCCACGCTTGCCGCGGGGCACCGTGCAGCAGTTCTCTGCGACGCCGTGCTCGCATCCGCGCGGCGCGACGGCGAATGGGTCGACCCCACAGATTCGCCACAGAATTCCGAGCCTGCAGCATGA